In Synechococcales cyanobacterium T60_A2020_003, the genomic stretch TAGAGGTCTATCACCCCACCCATACGCCGCGACAGCAGTTGCAGTTGGTGGAGTGGTGCGATCGCTACAACTTGCTAAAGACGGGCGGCAGTGATTACCACGGATCAACGAATCCGAATGAGCCTGCCTACCCCGACCTCAACCACTTCCAGGTTCCCTACGATCTTCTGCTGCCCATTCAAAAAGCGGCGCAATCTCGCCTTTAAGACTCCTGCATTACGCTATTCCTGAAGGGTGCCCTCCCGCACCAGCATTTTCTGTGCCTTGGGCAGTCGCGCCTCTGCTTCAGCCATCACCTCGGCAAATTTTTCTAGGATCTCACCCGGATATTGTTCGAGAACCTTGGTGGATAGGGATACGCGCCGTTTAGCGCTGTCAAGGTCAATAATCACCGCTTTAACAGACTGTCCAATCTCAAAAAGCGCTGGCAGCGAGGCAATGTAGTTTGCGCTGATTTGATTGATGTGGAGCAACCCCGTAACGCCATTGAAATCAACGAATAGGCCAAAGGGCTTGATGTTGGAAATTTTGCCATCGACTAACTGTCCGATGCCCAGTTGACCCATGCTCGCCGATTGGCTAGCAATGCGTTGAGAGAGCACCAGTCGCCGTTGATTGGGATCAATTTCCAGGAACCCGACGGTCAGGGTTTTGCCTACCAGGACATCCAGGCTATCGCGGTCTACTAGGTGCGATCGCGGCACAAAGCCTCGGAGTCCGTGGGCATCGACCGTAACGCCCCCCTTATTCACACCCTTTACTCGGACTTGAATGGTTTGTCCAGCCTCCTGCATTTCGGCAAACTGCTCCCAAATTCGCCGCAGTTCGAGCTGGCGAATGCTAAGGGTGAGCTGACCGTCCGTGTCCTGATCGCGAATGATTAGGAAGTCGCGCTCTTCATGCAGGGGGGCGGATACGGTGAGATCAACGGCACCGGATAGCGATGCTTCCATTTTGGGCAGGAACGCCGCTGCTTTACCACCGACGTCCACATACGCACCTTCTGATTCATGGCTGAAGATTTTGCCACGAATCACCTGTCCCCGTTGAAACTGGTAATCGTACTGTTCAAGGGCTTTGGCAAAATCGTCAGAAGAAAAAGACAAGGGATCCTCCTATCTTCAAGCCGAGGGGAAGTCTCTTCAATATAATCAATTCCAGCTCAATCTAACAGACGCAGCCTGATAGGAAGGGCTAAATCTAGGGAAACGTTAGGGTGTCTTAAGGAACCCAATGGAG encodes the following:
- a CDS encoding 30S ribosomal protein S1, giving the protein MSFSSDDFAKALEQYDYQFQRGQVIRGKIFSHESEGAYVDVGGKAAAFLPKMEASLSGAVDLTVSAPLHEERDFLIIRDQDTDGQLTLSIRQLELRRIWEQFAEMQEAGQTIQVRVKGVNKGGVTVDAHGLRGFVPRSHLVDRDSLDVLVGKTLTVGFLEIDPNQRRLVLSQRIASQSASMGQLGIGQLVDGKISNIKPFGLFVDFNGVTGLLHINQISANYIASLPALFEIGQSVKAVIIDLDSAKRRVSLSTKVLEQYPGEILEKFAEVMAEAEARLPKAQKMLVREGTLQE